A section of the Festucalex cinctus isolate MCC-2025b chromosome 7, RoL_Fcin_1.0, whole genome shotgun sequence genome encodes:
- the fam110d gene encoding protein FAM110C codes for MKPLTPIGSPSPLRLLNKGPDYLRRQIDGGSHGRAISAVERLEADKAKYVKSQQVINTKQEPVLVPCATPPPPRRVFATPGGFSPQLPPRRLSSSPFSTLSGSFTSRDENENDDSRKENQLSSVDIEAHNNVINGKPPNPRKPGFTTLVAPHSAPVLRRSTGKRMLRPDSLVIYRQKKECKNPNGENGSVELKGYSFVRRLFQGSMREKGGGGVHKMVIGEEKAPSRDGESRMSWTNDKDTTDCGPGSRRSSKTDQEHSPGSITRPGLNTTLDHTNDGSKVTTDDRMDDNDPWRRASPQSSSCRSKFAGLHRSKSDLYLRCSVAWSEQEQFFDFCGLDTDLIDRLGRENFLSGASSMDTLSLALRSVAGDGGTEPSEFSRHSGDGLFQEELAEQPPTGVSIIERNARVIKWLYGCKNAAREGPKESTV; via the coding sequence ATGAAGCCGTTGACCCCCATTGGATCCCCGTCCCCCCTGCGGCTCCTCAACAAGGGTCCGGACTACCTGCGGCGGCAGATAGACGGCGGGAGCCACGGTCGAGCTATTAGCGCTGTGGAGAGGCTGGAGGCAGACAAGGCCAAGTATGTCAAGAGCCAGCAGGTCATCAACACCAAACAGGAACCCGTGTTGGTGCCGTGCGCCACTCCACCGCCGCCTCGCAGGGTTTTCGCCACGCCTGGCGGCTTCAGCCCCCAACTCCCACCACGGCGTTTATCCAGCAGCCCCTTCTCCACTCTCTCTGGATCTTTTACCTCCAGGGACGAAAATGAAAACGACGACTCCAGAAAGGAGAACCAACTATCTTCCGTTGACATCGAGGCTCATAACAACGTAATCAACGGGAAGCCGCCCAATCCCAGAAAGCCGGGATTTACCACCTTGGTGGCACCGCACAGTGCACCTGTCCTCCGCAGGAGCACCGGCAAACGCATGCTGAGACCTGACTCGCTCGTCATCTACCGGCAGAAGAAAGAGTGCAAGAATCCCAACGGAGAGAACGGCAGTGTGGAGCTTAAGGGATACAGCTTTGTCCGCCGCCTCTTCCAGGGTTCAATGAGGGAGAAAGGTGGTGGAGGAGTCCACAAGATGGTCATCGGGGAGGAGAAAGCGCCCTCGCGGGACGGAGAGTCCCGCATGTCATGGACTAACGATAAGGATACAACAGACTGTGGGCCGGGAAGCAGGAGGTCCAGCAAAACAGACCAGGAACATAGCCCAGGGTCCATCACCAGACCAGGGCTGAACACGACACTAGACCATACCAATGATGGGTCTAAAGTTACCACTGACGACCGCATGGACGACAACGATCCATGGAGACGTGCGTCGCCACAATCTTCATCATGCAGGAGCAAGTTTGCGGGGTTGCACCGTTCGAAATCGGACCTGTATCTCCGTTGCTCTGTAGCTTGGTCCGAGCAGGAGCAGTTCTTTGACTTTTGCGGCCTGGACACAGACCTGATCGACCGCCTCGGTCGGGAGAACTTCCTGTCTGGCGCCAGCTCCATGGACACCCTTTCACTGGCTCTGCGCAGTGTCGCCGGAGACGGCGGCACAGAGCCCAGCGAGTTCTCCCGTCACTCCGGAGACGGGTTGTTTCAGGAGGAGCTGGCCGAGCAGCCTCCCACTGGAGTGTCCATCATAGAGAGGAACGCTCGGGTCATCAAGTGGCTCTACGGGTGCAAGAATGCTGCCCGTGAAGGACCTAAAGAGTCTACGGTTTGA